A region from the Pseudomonas promysalinigenes genome encodes:
- the fdx gene encoding ISC system 2Fe-2S type ferredoxin, whose translation MPQVIFLPHEKFCPQGLVVEVEPGTNILELAHEHHIEMESACGGVCACTTCHCIVREGFDSLEEADELEEDMLDKAWGLEAQSRLACQVIVGDEDLTIEIPKYSLNHAAEAPH comes from the coding sequence ATGCCCCAGGTGATTTTCCTGCCGCACGAGAAGTTCTGCCCGCAAGGGCTGGTGGTTGAAGTGGAGCCAGGCACCAACATTCTGGAGCTGGCCCACGAGCACCACATCGAGATGGAGAGCGCGTGCGGTGGTGTGTGTGCGTGCACCACTTGTCATTGCATCGTGCGTGAAGGCTTCGACTCCCTCGAGGAGGCCGACGAGCTGGAAGAAGACATGCTGGACAAGGCATGGGGCCTGGAGGCGCAATCGCGTCTGGCCTGCCAGGTTATCGTCGGTGACGAGGACCTCACCATCGAGATTCCAAAATATTCGCTCAACCACGCTGCCGAAGCACCGCACTGA
- the secF gene encoding protein translocase subunit SecF, which produces MKTINFMGVRNVAFGITVLLTVLALFSWWQKGLNFGLDFTGGTLIELTYERPADLKAVRAELVDSGFHEAVVQSFGATTDLLVRMPGDDPQLGNKVAAALQKIGGDNPATIKRVEFVGPQVGEELRDQGGLGMLLALGGILIYLAFRFQWKFAVGAIISLIHDVVVTLGILSFFQITFDLTVLAAVLAIIGYSLNDTIVVFDRVRENFRVMRKASLIENINVSTTQTLLRTVATSVSTLLAIAALLFFGGDNLFGFSLALFIGVMAGTYSSIYIANVVLIWLNLNSEDLIPPAKTDGVDDRP; this is translated from the coding sequence ATGAAAACCATCAATTTCATGGGCGTGCGCAATGTCGCGTTCGGCATTACCGTGCTCCTCACCGTGCTGGCGCTGTTCAGCTGGTGGCAGAAGGGCCTGAACTTCGGCCTGGACTTCACCGGCGGCACGCTGATCGAGCTGACCTACGAGCGCCCGGCTGACCTGAAGGCGGTGCGCGCCGAGCTGGTCGACTCCGGCTTCCACGAGGCTGTGGTGCAGAGCTTTGGCGCCACCACCGACCTGCTGGTGCGTATGCCGGGCGATGACCCGCAGTTGGGTAACAAAGTGGCAGCTGCGCTACAGAAGATCGGCGGCGACAACCCAGCGACCATCAAGCGAGTCGAGTTCGTCGGCCCGCAGGTAGGTGAAGAGCTGCGCGATCAGGGTGGCCTGGGCATGCTGTTGGCCTTGGGCGGTATCCTCATTTACCTGGCATTCCGCTTCCAGTGGAAGTTCGCCGTGGGCGCGATCATCTCGTTGATTCACGACGTGGTGGTCACCCTGGGCATTCTGTCGTTCTTCCAGATCACCTTCGACCTGACGGTACTGGCAGCGGTGCTTGCCATCATCGGCTACTCGCTGAACGACACCATCGTGGTCTTCGACCGGGTGCGTGAAAACTTCCGTGTGATGCGCAAGGCGTCTTTGATCGAGAACATCAACGTCTCGACCACCCAGACCCTGCTGCGCACCGTGGCAACCTCGGTCTCGACCTTGCTGGCCATCGCTGCGCTGCTGTTCTTTGGGGGCGATAACCTGTTCGGCTTCTCGCTGGCGCTGTTCATCGGCGTCATGGCAGGTACCTATTCATCGATCTACATCGCCAACGTGGTGCTGATCTGGCTGAACTTGAATAGCGAAGACCTGATTCCACCCGCGAAAACCGACGGTGTGGATGATCGTCCCTGA
- the cysE gene encoding serine O-acetyltransferase: MFERLREDIQSVFHRDPAARNAFEVLTCYPGMHAIWLHRLGNALWKRDFKWLARLVSNFGRWLTGIEIHPGATIGRRFFIDHGMGIVIGETAEIGDDVTLYQGVTLGGTSWNKGKRHPTLENGVVVGAGAKVLGPFTVGAGAKIGSNAVVTKAVPAGATAVGIPGRIIVKSEDSDIEARRKAMAEKIGFDAYGVSGDMPDPVARAIGQMLDHLQAVDERLEGMCGALTKMGSDYCAKELPKLPEDDFIQQTQAAERDTQLH, from the coding sequence ATGTTCGAACGTCTGCGTGAAGATATCCAAAGCGTATTTCATCGTGATCCTGCAGCGCGCAACGCTTTCGAGGTGCTGACTTGCTACCCCGGCATGCATGCCATTTGGCTGCATCGCTTGGGTAATGCCCTGTGGAAGCGTGATTTCAAGTGGTTGGCACGCCTGGTGTCCAACTTTGGCCGCTGGCTGACAGGTATCGAAATCCATCCGGGCGCAACCATCGGTCGACGCTTCTTCATCGACCACGGCATGGGTATCGTCATCGGCGAAACCGCCGAAATCGGCGACGATGTCACGCTCTACCAGGGGGTGACCCTTGGTGGCACCAGCTGGAACAAAGGCAAGCGCCATCCAACCCTGGAGAACGGTGTGGTGGTAGGCGCAGGTGCCAAGGTGCTCGGCCCGTTCACCGTCGGGGCGGGCGCCAAGATTGGCTCCAACGCGGTGGTGACCAAGGCGGTGCCCGCCGGTGCAACGGCGGTGGGTATCCCTGGGCGGATCATCGTCAAGAGCGAAGACAGTGACATCGAGGCGCGGCGCAAGGCCATGGCCGAGAAAATCGGCTTCGATGCCTACGGCGTCAGCGGCGACATGCCGGACCCGGTGGCTCGCGCCATTGGCCAGATGCTCGACCATCTGCAGGCCGTCGACGAGCGTTTGGAAGGCATGTGCGGGGCACTGACCAAAATGGGCAGCGACTACTGTGCCAAAGAGCTGCCCAAGCTGCCCGAAGATGACTTCATCCAACAAACCCAGGCCGCTGAGCGCGACACTCAGTTGCATTGA
- the ndk gene encoding nucleoside-diphosphate kinase: MAVQRTFSIIKPDAVAKNVIGKITTRFEEAGLKIVASKIKQLSKAEAEGFYAEHSARGFFGDLVAFMTSGPVVVQVLEGENAIALNRELMGATNPKEAAPGTIRADFAESIDANAVHGSDSEAAAAREIAYFFAATEVTTR; this comes from the coding sequence ATGGCTGTTCAACGTACTTTCTCGATCATCAAGCCGGACGCCGTTGCCAAGAACGTTATCGGCAAGATCACCACCCGCTTCGAAGAAGCCGGCCTGAAAATCGTTGCCTCGAAAATCAAGCAACTGTCCAAAGCCGAAGCCGAAGGCTTCTACGCCGAGCACAGCGCTCGTGGCTTCTTCGGTGACTTGGTTGCTTTCATGACTTCCGGTCCGGTCGTCGTTCAGGTTCTGGAAGGCGAAAACGCCATCGCTCTGAACCGTGAGCTGATGGGCGCTACCAACCCTAAAGAAGCTGCTCCAGGCACCATCCGCGCTGACTTCGCTGAGTCGATCGACGCCAACGCCGTTCACGGTTCGGACTCCGAAGCTGCTGCTGCCCGCGAAATCGCTTACTTCTTCGCTGCTACCGAGGTAACCACTCGCTAA
- the hscB gene encoding co-chaperone HscB has translation MGTPCHFALFDLQPCFRLDLDKLAVRYRELAREVHPDRFADASEREQRAALEKSAALNDAYQTLRSAPRRARYLLAIGGHEVPQEITVHDPDFLMQQMQWREELEELQDEADLDGVAVFKKRLKAAQDTLNEDFAACWDVPAERDKAERLMRRMQFLDKLAQEVRQLEERLDD, from the coding sequence GTGGGTACTCCTTGTCACTTCGCTCTGTTCGACCTCCAGCCCTGCTTCCGTCTGGACCTCGATAAACTGGCCGTTCGCTATCGCGAACTGGCACGTGAGGTCCACCCGGATCGCTTCGCCGACGCCTCCGAGCGCGAGCAGCGGGCGGCGCTGGAAAAGTCTGCGGCCCTCAATGATGCCTATCAGACGCTGCGCAGCGCGCCGCGCCGTGCCCGTTACCTGCTGGCCATCGGTGGCCACGAAGTGCCCCAGGAGATCACGGTCCACGACCCTGATTTTCTGATGCAGCAAATGCAGTGGCGCGAAGAGCTGGAAGAGCTGCAGGATGAAGCCGACCTCGACGGCGTGGCTGTGTTCAAGAAGCGCCTGAAGGCTGCTCAGGACACGCTGAACGAGGATTTTGCCGCCTGCTGGGATGTGCCTGCCGAGCGCGACAAGGCCGAGCGCCTGATGCGCCGCATGCAATTCCTGGACAAGCTCGCCCAAGAAGTGCGCCAACTCGAAGAGCGCCTCGACGACTAA
- the iscR gene encoding Fe-S cluster assembly transcriptional regulator IscR, producing MRLTTKGRYAVTAMLDLALHAQHGPVSLADISERQGISLSYLEQLFAKLRRSSLVSSVRGPGGGYQLSRGMETIQVAQVIDAVNESVDATRCQGLGDCHAGDTCLTHHLWCDLSQQIHEFLSGISLADLVMRREVQEVAQRQDLRRVAGRTAQLDKIETSAVD from the coding sequence ATGCGACTGACTACTAAAGGCCGATACGCCGTCACTGCCATGCTCGACCTGGCACTGCACGCGCAGCACGGGCCTGTGTCTTTGGCCGACATTTCCGAGCGCCAGGGCATTTCCCTTTCTTATCTGGAACAGCTGTTCGCCAAGCTGCGCCGCAGCAGCCTGGTTTCCAGCGTTCGCGGCCCTGGCGGCGGTTATCAGCTGTCGCGCGGCATGGAAACCATCCAGGTGGCCCAGGTCATCGATGCGGTCAACGAATCGGTCGATGCCACCCGTTGCCAGGGGCTTGGGGATTGCCATGCCGGTGACACCTGCCTGACCCACCACCTGTGGTGCGACCTCAGCCAGCAGATTCACGAATTCCTCAGCGGCATCAGCCTGGCCGACCTCGTCATGCGCCGTGAGGTGCAGGAAGTCGCTCAGCGCCAGGACCTGCGGCGAGTCGCAGGCCGTACCGCCCAGCTGGACAAGATTGAGACGTCTGCCGTCGACTGA
- the iscX gene encoding Fe-S cluster assembly protein IscX, whose amino-acid sequence MSLKWIDVLEIAIQLAESKPEVDPRYVNFVDLHRWVLALPEFSDDPSRGGEKVLEAIQAAWIDEAD is encoded by the coding sequence ATGAGCCTGAAATGGATTGATGTACTTGAGATCGCCATCCAGCTTGCAGAAAGCAAGCCGGAAGTCGATCCTAGATATGTGAATTTCGTCGATCTGCACCGTTGGGTGCTGGCGCTGCCGGAGTTCAGCGACGATCCGTCACGAGGCGGTGAAAAAGTGCTCGAGGCCATCCAGGCGGCCTGGATTGACGAAGCCGACTAA
- the suhB gene encoding type III secretion system regulator SuhB: MQPMLNIALRAARSASELIFRSIERLDSIKVDEKEAKDYVSEVDRAAEQSIVNALRKAYPNHSIQGEETGLHAGTGEEGKDYLWVIDPLDGTTNFLRGIPHFAVSIACKYRGRLEHAVVVDPVRQEEFTASRGRGAQLNGRRLRVSSRTSLEGALLGTGFPFRDNQMADMDNYLGMFRALTGQTAGIRRAGSAALDLAYVAAGRFDAFWESGLSEWDMAAGVLLIQEAGGLVSDFNGGHDFLDKGHIVAGNIKCFKAVLTAIQPHLPEHMKR, from the coding sequence ATGCAGCCTATGCTGAATATCGCCCTGCGCGCCGCTCGCAGCGCCAGTGAACTGATTTTCCGCTCCATCGAACGCCTGGATAGCATCAAGGTCGACGAGAAAGAGGCCAAGGACTACGTCTCCGAAGTGGATCGCGCCGCCGAGCAGAGCATCGTCAACGCCCTGCGCAAGGCCTACCCGAACCACTCCATTCAAGGTGAAGAAACCGGCCTGCACGCCGGCACCGGCGAAGAAGGCAAGGACTACCTGTGGGTCATCGACCCGCTGGACGGCACCACCAACTTCCTGCGTGGCATTCCGCACTTCGCTGTCAGCATCGCCTGCAAATACCGCGGCCGCCTCGAGCACGCCGTGGTCGTCGACCCAGTACGCCAGGAAGAATTCACCGCCAGCCGCGGCCGTGGCGCCCAGCTCAATGGCCGCCGCCTGCGCGTCAGCTCGCGCACCAGCCTCGAAGGCGCCCTGCTGGGCACCGGTTTCCCATTCCGTGACAACCAAATGGCTGACATGGACAACTACCTGGGCATGTTCCGCGCCCTGACCGGCCAAACTGCCGGTATCCGCCGCGCAGGCTCCGCCGCACTGGACCTGGCCTACGTGGCCGCCGGCCGCTTCGACGCCTTCTGGGAGTCGGGCCTGTCCGAGTGGGACATGGCAGCAGGCGTGTTGCTGATCCAGGAAGCCGGCGGTTTGGTGAGCGACTTCAACGGTGGCCACGATTTCCTCGACAAAGGCCACATCGTTGCGGGCAACATCAAGTGCTTCAAGGCCGTACTGACCGCTATCCAGCCACACCTGCCAGAACACATGAAGCGCTAA
- the trmJ gene encoding tRNA (cytosine(32)/uridine(32)-2'-O)-methyltransferase TrmJ: MLQNIRVVLVNTSHPGNIGGAARAMKNMGLSRLVLVQPKDFPADEASARASGADDILANAQVVDSLEDALVGCSLVMGTSARERSIPWPLIDPRECAVKAVEHSKADESIALVFGREHAGLTNDELQRCHFHVHIPSNPDFSSLNLAAAVQVLAYEVRMAWLAAEGGALSIEKADAGATRGNELATMDEMELFYEHLEKTLVDIGFLDPAKPKHLMPRLRRLYGRSSVERTEISILRGILTETQKVVRGEPHKRKD, translated from the coding sequence TTGCTGCAAAATATTCGTGTTGTTCTGGTCAATACCAGCCACCCCGGCAACATCGGCGGCGCTGCGCGTGCCATGAAAAACATGGGCTTGTCGCGTTTGGTGCTGGTGCAGCCAAAAGATTTTCCAGCTGATGAAGCCAGTGCGCGAGCTTCCGGAGCTGACGACATCCTGGCCAATGCCCAGGTGGTCGACAGCCTCGAGGATGCGCTGGTCGGTTGCAGCCTGGTCATGGGCACCAGCGCCCGGGAGCGGAGTATCCCCTGGCCGCTGATCGATCCGCGCGAGTGCGCGGTCAAGGCAGTGGAGCATTCCAAAGCGGATGAGTCCATCGCCCTGGTGTTCGGGCGTGAGCATGCCGGCCTGACCAACGACGAACTGCAGCGATGTCACTTCCATGTGCATATTCCCTCCAATCCAGACTTCAGCTCGCTGAACCTCGCTGCAGCGGTTCAGGTGCTTGCCTACGAGGTACGCATGGCCTGGCTGGCGGCCGAGGGCGGGGCCTTGAGCATCGAGAAGGCTGACGCCGGCGCTACGCGCGGCAACGAACTGGCGACCATGGACGAAATGGAGCTGTTCTACGAACACCTGGAAAAAACCCTGGTGGACATCGGCTTCCTCGACCCCGCCAAGCCCAAACACCTGATGCCGCGTTTGCGCCGGTTGTATGGGCGCAGTTCGGTCGAGCGTACGGAAATAAGCATTTTGCGCGGCATCCTCACCGAGACCCAGAAAGTGGTCCGGGGCGAGCCGCATAAACGGAAGGACTGA
- the iscA gene encoding iron-sulfur cluster assembly protein IscA has product MAISMTEAAANHIRRSLDGRGKGEGIRLGVRTTGCSGLAYVLEFVDELAAEDQVFENHGVKVIIDPKSLVYLDGTELDFVKEGLNEGFKFNNPNVRGECGCGESFNV; this is encoded by the coding sequence ATGGCTATCAGCATGACAGAAGCCGCCGCCAACCACATTCGCCGTTCCCTCGATGGGCGTGGCAAAGGTGAGGGCATTCGCCTGGGCGTGCGCACCACCGGCTGCTCGGGCCTGGCCTACGTGCTGGAGTTCGTCGACGAGCTGGCCGCCGAAGACCAGGTGTTCGAGAACCACGGCGTCAAGGTGATCATTGATCCCAAGAGCCTGGTCTACTTGGACGGTACCGAGCTGGACTTCGTCAAGGAAGGTTTGAACGAAGGCTTCAAGTTCAACAATCCCAACGTGCGCGGTGAGTGTGGCTGCGGCGAAAGCTTCAACGTTTGA
- the hscA gene encoding Fe-S protein assembly chaperone HscA, which yields MALLQIAEPGQSPQPHQRRLAVGIDLGTTNSLVAAVRSGRSEPLPDAQGNVILPSAVRYLADHNEVGLAAREAASSDPLNTVLSVKRLMGRGLADVKQLGEQLPYRFVGGESHMPFIDTVQGPKSPVEVSADILKVLRERAEATLGGELVGAVITVPAYFDDAQRQATKDAARLAGLNVLRLLNEPTAAAVAYGLDQNAEGLVAIYDLGGGTFDISILRLTAGVFEVLATGGDTALGGDDFDHAIAGWIIEQAGLSADLDPATQRQLLQAACAAKEALTDADSVTVSHGAWHGELSRVAFEAMIEPLVARSLKACRRAVRDSGVELDEVGAVVMVGGSTRVPRVREAVGALFGRTPLTSIDPDQVVAIGAAIQADTLAGNRREGGELLLLDVIPLSLGLETMGGLMEKVIPRNTTIPVARAQEFTTYKDGQSAMMIHVLQGERELISDCRSLARFELRGIPAMVAGAAKIRVTFQVDADGLLSVAARELGSGVEASIQVKPSYGLTDGEIARMLKDSFEHAGSDKQARQLREHQVDGERLLEAVQGALDADGERLLSEDERVAIEYQMQELRDLLNGTDGPAIEQQTKRLSQVTDAFAARRLDSTVKAALAGRNLNEIEE from the coding sequence ATGGCCCTACTGCAGATCGCCGAACCAGGTCAAAGCCCTCAGCCGCACCAGCGCCGCCTGGCGGTGGGTATCGACCTGGGTACCACCAATTCTCTGGTCGCTGCCGTGCGCAGCGGTCGCAGCGAGCCCCTGCCTGATGCGCAGGGCAACGTCATTCTGCCGTCAGCAGTGCGTTACCTGGCCGACCACAATGAAGTTGGCCTGGCAGCGCGTGAAGCGGCTTCCAGCGACCCGCTGAACACCGTACTGTCGGTCAAGCGCCTGATGGGGCGAGGCCTGGCCGATGTAAAACAGCTCGGCGAGCAGCTGCCTTATCGCTTTGTCGGCGGCGAGTCGCACATGCCGTTCATCGACACTGTGCAGGGCCCGAAAAGCCCGGTCGAAGTCTCCGCCGACATTCTCAAGGTGCTGCGCGAGCGCGCCGAAGCCACCCTTGGCGGTGAGCTGGTGGGCGCAGTGATCACCGTGCCTGCCTATTTCGACGATGCCCAGCGCCAAGCCACCAAGGATGCTGCCCGTCTGGCTGGCCTTAACGTACTGCGCCTGCTCAACGAGCCAACTGCCGCTGCCGTGGCTTATGGGCTCGACCAGAATGCCGAGGGCCTGGTGGCCATTTATGATCTGGGTGGCGGTACCTTCGATATTTCCATCCTGCGCCTGACTGCGGGTGTATTCGAGGTGTTGGCCACAGGTGGCGATACGGCACTGGGTGGTGACGATTTCGACCACGCCATCGCCGGCTGGATCATCGAGCAGGCGGGTCTTTCGGCCGACCTCGATCCGGCCACCCAACGCCAGCTGCTGCAAGCCGCGTGCGCTGCCAAAGAGGCCCTGACCGACGCCGATAGCGTCACTGTCAGCCATGGCGCCTGGCACGGCGAGCTGAGCCGAGTGGCCTTCGAAGCCATGATCGAACCCCTGGTCGCGCGCAGCCTGAAAGCTTGCCGGCGCGCTGTGCGCGACAGCGGTGTCGAGCTGGACGAGGTGGGCGCCGTGGTCATGGTCGGTGGTTCGACGCGCGTGCCGCGAGTGCGTGAAGCCGTTGGCGCGCTGTTCGGGCGTACGCCGCTGACTTCCATCGACCCCGATCAGGTCGTCGCCATCGGCGCTGCCATTCAGGCCGACACCCTGGCCGGCAACCGCCGCGAAGGCGGCGAACTGCTGCTGCTCGATGTCATCCCGCTGTCACTTGGTCTCGAGACCATGGGCGGGCTGATGGAAAAGGTGATCCCGCGTAATACCACCATTCCAGTGGCGCGTGCCCAGGAATTCACCACCTATAAAGACGGCCAGTCGGCCATGATGATCCACGTGCTGCAGGGTGAGCGCGAGTTGATCAGCGACTGCCGCTCCCTGGCGCGCTTCGAGTTGCGCGGCATTCCGGCCATGGTCGCCGGCGCCGCGAAGATCCGTGTGACCTTCCAGGTCGACGCCGACGGCCTGCTCAGCGTGGCCGCCCGCGAACTGGGTTCGGGGGTTGAGGCCAGCATTCAGGTGAAGCCATCCTACGGCCTGACCGACGGCGAGATCGCCCGCATGCTCAAGGATTCCTTCGAGCACGCAGGCTCCGACAAGCAGGCGCGCCAGTTGCGCGAGCACCAGGTCGACGGTGAGCGCCTGCTCGAAGCGGTGCAGGGCGCCCTGGATGCCGACGGTGAACGCTTGCTCAGCGAAGATGAGCGGGTGGCCATCGAGTACCAGATGCAAGAATTGCGTGATTTGCTCAACGGCACTGATGGCCCCGCTATCGAGCAGCAGACCAAGCGTCTGTCGCAGGTGACCGATGCTTTTGCCGCCCGTCGCCTTGATTCGACGGTCAAAGCCGCACTGGCCGGGCGCAACCTGAATGAGATCGAGGAGTAA
- a CDS encoding IscS subfamily cysteine desulfurase, which produces MKLPIYLDYSATTPVDPRVAQKMADCLLVDGNFGNPASRSHVFGWKAEEAVENGRRQVAELINADPREIVWTSGATESDNLAIKGVAHFYQSKGKHIITSKIEHKAVLDTARQLEREGFEVTYLEPGEDGIITPAMVEAALRDDTILVSLMHVNNEVGSINDIAAIGELTRSRGVLFHVDAAQSAGKVEIDLQKLKVDLMSFSAHKAYGPKGIGALYVSRKPRVRLEAIIHGGGHERGMRSGTLPTHQIVGMGEAFAIAKQEMAAENVRIKALSDRFFKQVSDLEELYVNGSKTARVPHNLNLSFNYVEGESLLMSLKDIAVSSGSACTSASLEPSYVLRALGRNDELAHSSIRFSFGRFTTEEEVDYAAQKVCEAVNKLRELSPLWDMYKDGVDISKIEWAAH; this is translated from the coding sequence ATGAAGTTGCCGATCTACCTCGATTATTCCGCTACCACGCCGGTCGACCCTCGTGTCGCCCAGAAAATGGCCGACTGCCTGCTGGTCGACGGCAACTTCGGTAACCCGGCTTCGCGTTCCCACGTGTTCGGTTGGAAGGCCGAAGAAGCGGTTGAGAACGGCCGTCGTCAGGTCGCCGAGCTGATCAATGCCGACCCGCGCGAAATCGTCTGGACCAGCGGTGCCACCGAGTCCGACAACCTCGCCATCAAAGGCGTGGCGCACTTCTATCAGAGCAAAGGCAAGCACATCATCACCTCCAAGATCGAGCACAAGGCGGTTTTGGATACCGCGCGCCAGCTCGAGCGTGAAGGTTTCGAAGTCACCTACCTGGAGCCGGGCGAAGACGGCATCATCACCCCGGCCATGGTCGAGGCGGCGCTGCGCGACGACACCATCCTGGTTTCGCTGATGCACGTGAACAACGAAGTCGGTTCGATCAACGACATTGCTGCCATCGGTGAACTGACCCGTTCGCGCGGCGTGCTGTTCCACGTTGACGCCGCTCAATCGGCCGGCAAGGTTGAAATCGACCTGCAGAAGCTGAAGGTCGACCTGATGTCGTTCTCCGCTCACAAGGCGTATGGCCCTAAAGGTATTGGCGCGCTGTACGTCAGCCGCAAGCCGCGGGTGCGCCTGGAAGCCATCATCCATGGTGGTGGCCATGAGCGCGGTATGCGTTCGGGCACGCTGCCAACCCACCAGATCGTCGGCATGGGCGAGGCGTTCGCCATCGCCAAGCAGGAAATGGCCGCCGAGAACGTGCGCATCAAGGCCCTGAGTGACCGTTTCTTCAAGCAGGTATCGGACCTTGAAGAGCTGTACGTCAACGGCAGCAAAACTGCACGCGTGCCGCACAATCTCAACCTGAGCTTCAACTATGTCGAGGGCGAGTCGCTGCTGATGTCGCTCAAGGACATCGCCGTATCGTCCGGTTCGGCCTGTACCTCCGCTTCGCTCGAGCCGTCCTACGTGCTGCGCGCGCTGGGCCGCAACGATGAGTTGGCGCACAGCTCGATCCGCTTCTCCTTCGGCCGCTTCACAACCGAGGAAGAAGTCGACTACGCCGCGCAGAAAGTCTGCGAGGCCGTTAACAAACTCCGTGAGTTGTCGCCGCTTTGGGACATGTACAAAGATGGCGTCGACATCTCCAAGATCGAGTGGGCCGCCCACTAA
- the iscU gene encoding Fe-S cluster assembly scaffold IscU: protein MAYSEKVIDHYENPRNVGKMNAEDPDVGTGMVGAPACGDVMRLQIKVNEQGIIEDAKFKTYGCGSAIASSSLATEWMKGKTLDEAETIKNTQLAEELALPPVKIHCSVLAEDAIKAAVRDYKQKKGLI, encoded by the coding sequence ATGGCATATAGTGAAAAGGTCATCGACCACTACGAAAACCCACGTAACGTCGGCAAGATGAATGCCGAGGACCCAGATGTCGGCACCGGCATGGTCGGCGCCCCGGCGTGCGGTGACGTGATGCGTCTGCAAATCAAGGTCAACGAGCAAGGCATCATCGAAGACGCCAAGTTCAAGACCTACGGCTGCGGTTCGGCCATCGCTTCCAGCTCCCTGGCCACCGAATGGATGAAGGGCAAAACGCTGGACGAAGCCGAAACCATCAAGAACACCCAGTTGGCGGAAGAGCTGGCGTTGCCGCCAGTGAAGATCCACTGCTCGGTACTCGCCGAAGATGCCATCAAGGCAGCCGTTCGCGACTACAAGCAGAAGAAAGGCTTGATCTAA
- a CDS encoding glycine zipper 2TM domain-containing protein has protein sequence MNKSMLVGAVLGAVGVTAGGAVATYSLVNKGPEYAQVTDVQPIKQQIKTPREVCKDVTVTRQAPVKDQHQIAGTVVGALAGGLLGNQIGGGTGKKIATVAGAVGGGYAGNKVQEGMQQRDTYTTTQTRCNTVHDVSDKVVGYNVKYTLGDKAGQVKMDHEPGSTIPVDKNGKLILSEAGQ, from the coding sequence GTGAACAAATCAATGCTGGTAGGCGCTGTACTGGGTGCTGTCGGTGTAACCGCCGGAGGTGCTGTGGCCACCTACAGCTTGGTGAACAAAGGGCCTGAATATGCCCAGGTCACCGATGTGCAACCGATCAAGCAACAAATCAAGACACCGCGTGAGGTGTGCAAAGACGTGACCGTCACGCGCCAAGCGCCGGTCAAGGATCAGCACCAGATTGCTGGTACTGTGGTCGGTGCGCTCGCCGGTGGACTGCTGGGTAACCAGATTGGCGGCGGCACTGGCAAGAAGATCGCCACCGTGGCCGGTGCTGTCGGTGGTGGTTATGCGGGGAACAAGGTGCAGGAAGGCATGCAGCAGCGTGACACCTATACCACCACCCAAACTCGCTGCAACACCGTGCATGACGTCAGCGACAAGGTAGTCGGGTATAACGTCAAATACACGCTTGGCGACAAGGCGGGGCAGGTGAAGATGGATCACGAACCAGGCTCGACCATTCCTGTGGACAAGAATGGCAAGCTGATTCTCAGTGAAGCTGGGCAGTGA